A region of Necator americanus strain Aroian chromosome I, whole genome shotgun sequence DNA encodes the following proteins:
- a CDS encoding hypothetical protein (NECATOR_CHRI.G956.T2): MADRIQQYERMMRYIQHRERVLDMQSTVKQEIQRSRSTPPKRNLRKEAEAKRRIDLENQRLMRSLMSIATRPNGPTTTK, encoded by the exons ATGGCTGATCGCATACAACAATATGAAAGGATGATGAGATATATTCAACATCGAGAACGA GTATTGGATATGCAAAGTACGGTGAAACAAGAAATCCAACGAAGTCGATCGACCCCACCGAAGAGAAATCTGCGAAAGGAGGCTG AAGCGAAACGTCGTATTGACCTCGAAAATCAACGACTCATGCGATCACTAATGTCCATAGCGACGCGTCCTAATGGGCCCACTACTACGAAATAA